In one window of Rathayibacter caricis DSM 15933 DNA:
- a CDS encoding cation:proton antiporter, with protein sequence MDYALLGVAGIITVVTVARFSSRLGIAAPLILVVVGIGASYLPGVPEIHVEPELILAGVLPPLLYSAAIQVPLTDFRRNLRSIFGLSVLLVFVTAIAVGVFLYLLLPDLGLPAAIALGAVVSPTDAVAATSIGKKLGLPPRLVTVLEGESLVNDASALVLLRAATAATAVVGASVSADAIDVGEVGVLFVYSVVMAVALGLVMGVITVFVRSKLRDPVLDTAVSFAVPFLAYIPAEELGASGVLAVVVTGIYTGHNSARFLSPQSRISERVNWRTAQFLLENGVFLLMGAEIRVIVGEVEPGELGIVEAVLLGLATVVLLILLRTLFVWPLLVWLRNSGRRAERINRRLAVGVMRLRNSATSDDRFRRRQQRAERLYQRRETDLAATTSEAFGWRGGVILSWSGMRGVVTLAAAQSLPGETPYREQLILIAFTVAVVTLLLQGATLPALIRLTGIQGSDRDADRRELATLLDEVAATGIQALPEAVAELPEGAVGPRVLERVRRDTLTRSQVAWEQVDRQEDAPLGPHAQYLILRRAVLLAEREALLEARGRGLYSSRILRRAQLMLDAEETRLEMDDTSH encoded by the coding sequence GTGGACTACGCGCTGCTCGGGGTCGCCGGGATCATCACGGTCGTCACGGTCGCGCGCTTCTCGAGTCGGCTCGGCATCGCTGCACCGCTCATCCTCGTGGTGGTCGGCATCGGCGCCTCCTATCTCCCGGGAGTCCCCGAGATCCACGTCGAGCCCGAGCTGATCCTGGCGGGGGTGCTGCCGCCGCTGCTCTACTCCGCCGCGATCCAGGTGCCACTCACGGACTTCCGCCGGAACCTCCGGTCGATCTTCGGCCTGTCGGTGCTGCTGGTCTTCGTGACGGCGATCGCCGTCGGCGTCTTCCTCTACCTCCTCCTCCCGGATCTCGGCCTCCCCGCGGCGATCGCGCTGGGCGCCGTCGTCAGTCCGACGGACGCCGTCGCCGCGACCTCGATCGGCAAGAAGCTCGGTCTGCCACCCCGCCTCGTGACGGTGCTCGAGGGCGAGAGCCTGGTGAACGACGCGTCCGCGCTCGTCCTGCTGCGCGCTGCGACCGCGGCGACGGCGGTCGTCGGAGCGAGCGTCTCAGCTGACGCGATCGACGTCGGCGAGGTCGGCGTGCTGTTCGTCTACTCCGTCGTCATGGCGGTGGCCCTCGGGCTCGTGATGGGAGTCATCACCGTCTTCGTCCGCTCCAAGCTCCGCGACCCGGTGCTCGACACCGCGGTGTCGTTCGCGGTGCCGTTCCTGGCCTACATCCCGGCGGAGGAGCTTGGCGCGTCCGGCGTCCTCGCCGTCGTGGTCACAGGGATCTACACGGGGCACAACAGCGCCCGCTTCCTCAGTCCGCAGTCGCGGATCAGCGAGCGGGTGAACTGGCGCACCGCGCAGTTCCTCCTCGAGAACGGGGTGTTCCTGCTGATGGGCGCCGAGATCCGGGTGATCGTCGGCGAGGTCGAGCCGGGGGAGCTCGGCATCGTCGAGGCGGTCCTGCTCGGGCTGGCGACCGTGGTCCTCCTCATCCTGCTGCGGACGCTGTTCGTCTGGCCGCTGCTGGTCTGGCTCCGGAACTCCGGGCGGCGGGCGGAGCGGATCAACCGCCGACTGGCGGTCGGAGTGATGCGGCTGCGCAACAGCGCGACGAGCGACGACCGGTTCCGACGACGCCAGCAGCGCGCCGAGCGCCTCTACCAGCGGCGCGAGACCGATCTCGCGGCGACCACCAGCGAGGCGTTCGGCTGGCGCGGCGGAGTGATCCTGTCGTGGTCCGGGATGCGCGGCGTGGTCACGCTCGCGGCGGCCCAGTCGCTGCCCGGGGAGACGCCGTACCGCGAGCAGCTGATCCTGATCGCGTTCACGGTCGCCGTCGTGACGCTCCTGCTGCAGGGGGCGACGCTGCCCGCGCTGATCCGTTTGACGGGCATCCAGGGGAGCGACCGCGACGCCGATCGGCGCGAGCTCGCGACCCTCCTCGACGAGGTCGCGGCGACCGGCATCCAGGCGCTGCCCGAGGCCGTGGCCGAGCTGCCCGAGGGGGCGGTCGGCCCGCGGGTGCTCGAGCGCGTGCGTCGCGACACGCTGACGCGCTCGCAGGTCGCGTGGGAGCAGGTGGATCGCCAGGAGGACGCTCCGCTCGGACCTCACGCCCAGTACCTGATCCTCCGGCGTGCGGTGCTGCTGGCCGAACGGGAGGCCCTGCTCGAGGCGCGGGGCCGCGGCCTGTACTCGTCACGGATCCTGCGCCGCGCGCAGCTCATGCTCGACGCCGAGGAGACGCGGCTCGAGATGGACGACACCTCCCACTGA
- the rpsB gene encoding 30S ribosomal protein S2: MAVVTMRQLLDSGVHFGHQTRRWNPKMKRFILTERSGSYIIDLQQSLAYIDKTYDFVKETVAHGGTILFVGTKKQAQNAIAEQATRVGQPYVNQRWLGGLLTNFQTVSKRLARMKELEELDFDDTTKSGFTKKELLIKKRELDKLHKSLGGIRNLSKTPSALWVVDTKKEHLAIDEAKKLGIPVIGILDTNCDPDEVQYPIPGNDDAIRSVSLLTRIVADAAAEGLIQRHQKPEAEGNVSAVEPLAEWEKELLQGQEPQAGAETEKVADAEAATADEAVAEAEAPAADEAPVEAPAADEATTEAPADETATA; the protein is encoded by the coding sequence ATGGCAGTCGTCACCATGCGCCAGCTGCTCGACAGCGGCGTCCACTTCGGGCACCAGACCCGTCGCTGGAACCCGAAGATGAAGCGCTTCATCCTGACCGAGCGCTCGGGCAGCTACATCATCGACCTCCAGCAGTCGCTGGCCTACATCGACAAGACCTACGACTTCGTCAAGGAGACGGTCGCCCACGGCGGCACCATCCTCTTCGTCGGCACGAAGAAGCAGGCCCAGAACGCGATCGCCGAGCAGGCGACCCGCGTCGGCCAGCCCTACGTGAACCAGCGCTGGCTCGGTGGGCTCCTCACCAACTTCCAGACGGTCTCCAAGCGCCTCGCGCGCATGAAGGAGCTCGAGGAGCTCGACTTCGACGACACCACCAAGAGCGGCTTCACCAAGAAGGAGCTCCTCATCAAGAAGCGGGAGCTCGACAAGCTGCACAAGTCGCTCGGCGGCATCCGCAACCTGTCGAAGACCCCCTCCGCGCTGTGGGTCGTCGACACCAAGAAGGAGCACCTCGCGATCGACGAGGCCAAGAAGCTGGGCATCCCGGTCATCGGCATCCTCGACACGAATTGCGACCCGGACGAGGTCCAGTACCCGATCCCGGGCAACGACGACGCGATCCGCTCGGTGAGCCTGCTCACCCGCATCGTCGCCGACGCCGCGGCCGAGGGCCTCATCCAGCGTCACCAGAAGCCCGAGGCCGAGGGCAACGTCTCCGCCGTCGAGCCGCTGGCCGAGTGGGAGAAGGAGCTTCTCCAGGGCCAGGAGCCGCAGGCCGGCGCCGAGACCGAGAAGGTCGCCGACGCCGAGGCCGCCACGGCTGACGAGGCCGTCGCCGAGGCCGAGGCCCCCGCCGCCGACGAGGCTCCCGTCGAGGCCCCCGCCGCCGACGAGGCGACCACCGAGGCTCCGGCCGACGAGACCGCCACCGCCTGA
- the tsf gene encoding translation elongation factor Ts, giving the protein MATFSLADVKTLREQLGTGMVDTKNALVEADGDLDKAVEILRLKGAKGNAKRADRSTSEGLVAAAENGGVATLIELACETDFVAKGTKFIALADSVLAAVVAAGSTTVEEALAAPAGEKTVADLINDEAAILGEKVELRRIATVQGENFAIYLHKTNKDLPPQVGVVVGYSGDDAETARSIAQHISFANPSYLSREDVPQSEVDNERRIVEEISRGEGKPEAALPKIIEGRVNAYFKQVALLDQDYAKDNKLSVSKVVADAGLTVSGFARFKVGA; this is encoded by the coding sequence ATGGCCACTTTCAGCCTCGCTGACGTCAAGACGCTGCGCGAGCAGCTCGGCACCGGCATGGTCGACACCAAGAACGCGCTCGTCGAGGCCGACGGCGACCTGGACAAGGCGGTCGAGATCCTCCGCCTCAAGGGTGCCAAGGGCAACGCGAAGCGCGCGGACCGCTCCACCAGCGAGGGCCTCGTCGCCGCCGCTGAGAACGGCGGCGTCGCCACCCTGATCGAGCTCGCGTGCGAGACCGACTTCGTCGCCAAGGGCACGAAGTTCATCGCCCTGGCCGACTCGGTGCTCGCCGCCGTCGTCGCCGCCGGCTCCACCACCGTCGAGGAGGCCCTCGCGGCCCCCGCCGGCGAGAAGACCGTCGCCGACCTCATCAACGACGAGGCCGCGATCCTCGGCGAGAAGGTCGAGCTCCGCCGCATCGCCACCGTGCAGGGCGAGAACTTCGCCATCTACCTGCACAAGACCAATAAGGACCTGCCCCCGCAGGTCGGCGTGGTCGTGGGCTACTCCGGAGACGACGCCGAGACCGCTCGCTCGATCGCGCAGCACATCTCGTTCGCCAACCCGTCCTACCTCTCGCGCGAGGACGTCCCGCAATCGGAGGTCGACAACGAGCGCCGCATCGTCGAGGAGATCTCCCGCGGCGAGGGCAAGCCCGAGGCCGCCCTGCCGAAGATCATCGAGGGACGCGTCAACGCGTACTTCAAGCAGGTCGCGCTGCTCGACCAGGACTACGCCAAGGACAACAAGCTGTCCGTGAGCAAGGTCGTGGCCGACGCGGGTCTGACCGTCTCGGGCTTCGCCCGGTTCAAGGTCGGCGCGTAA
- a CDS encoding tyrosine recombinase XerC, producing the protein MRDASLAGAVDDFLRYVLDERSLSPATAKGYRSDLATLLAHAATKRVATLADVDLELLRDWLWQQTQTGVSRATLARRTAAVRSFSSWAQRTERTPTDVAARLRTPKAGRSLPHVLTQAQTEQVIDTVTARGATDDPVALRDLAIIELLYASGIRVSELVAIDIGDLDLSRLTVLVTGKGSKQRVVPFGVPAKEALVAYLDTARPHLAKPESQNALLLGRRGARLTPRTVYGVVTRLLEDGSGPSGPHTLRHSAATHLLDGGADLRSVQEMLGHASLGTTQIYTHVSTERIRDAYRLAHPRA; encoded by the coding sequence GTGCGTGACGCGAGCCTCGCCGGCGCCGTCGACGACTTCCTCCGCTACGTGCTCGACGAGCGCTCGCTCTCACCCGCGACGGCCAAGGGCTACCGAAGCGACCTCGCCACTCTCCTGGCTCACGCGGCGACGAAGCGCGTCGCGACCCTCGCCGACGTCGACCTCGAGTTGCTCCGCGACTGGCTGTGGCAGCAGACGCAGACGGGGGTCTCGCGGGCCACGCTCGCCCGTCGCACCGCGGCGGTCCGCTCCTTCTCCTCCTGGGCGCAGCGCACCGAGCGCACGCCCACCGACGTTGCCGCACGGCTCCGCACCCCGAAGGCGGGCCGCTCCCTCCCGCACGTCCTCACCCAGGCGCAGACGGAGCAGGTGATCGACACCGTGACGGCGCGCGGAGCGACCGACGACCCCGTCGCACTCCGCGACCTCGCGATCATCGAGCTGCTCTACGCCTCCGGCATCCGCGTCTCGGAGCTCGTCGCGATCGACATCGGCGATCTCGATCTCTCACGGCTCACCGTCCTCGTCACCGGCAAGGGCTCGAAGCAGCGCGTCGTCCCCTTCGGCGTCCCGGCGAAGGAGGCGCTCGTCGCCTACCTCGACACGGCCCGCCCGCACCTCGCGAAGCCCGAGTCGCAGAACGCGCTCCTGCTCGGCCGGCGGGGCGCGCGCCTCACGCCCCGCACGGTCTACGGAGTCGTCACGCGCCTCCTCGAGGACGGCTCCGGCCCCTCCGGTCCGCACACGCTCCGCCACTCCGCCGCCACCCACCTGCTCGACGGGGGAGCCGACCTCCGCTCGGTCCAGGAGATGCTCGGCCACGCGAGCCTGGGGACGACCCAGATCTACACGCACGTCTCGACCGAGCGCATCCGCGACGCCTACCGGCTCGCTCACCCGCGCGCCTGA
- a CDS encoding alpha/beta hydrolase, with translation MTNEIRGGVVLPARREEIELRTSDGLTLVGELALPLDREPVATLVTLHPLPTHGGFMDSHILRKAAARLPALADLAVLRFNTRGTSSPRGTSEGAFDGGTGERADVAAAMQLVAERGLPHPWLVGWSFGTELALKWGREHPIEGAILLSPPLHRATADEVAAWAADGRPLVALIPEFDDYLRPEAAAERFASVPQSELVPVAGGKHLWVGEAQTRRVLDEIVRVVAPASSPLPTEWDGELG, from the coding sequence ATGACGAACGAGATCCGGGGTGGCGTCGTCCTCCCCGCGCGGCGCGAGGAGATCGAGCTCCGCACTTCGGACGGGCTGACGCTCGTCGGCGAGCTCGCCCTGCCGCTCGACCGCGAGCCGGTCGCGACGCTCGTGACCCTGCATCCGCTGCCCACCCACGGCGGCTTCATGGACTCGCACATCCTGCGCAAGGCCGCGGCGCGGCTCCCGGCGCTGGCCGACCTCGCCGTGCTGCGCTTCAACACCCGCGGCACGTCGTCGCCGCGAGGCACGAGCGAGGGCGCCTTCGACGGAGGGACGGGCGAGCGCGCCGACGTCGCCGCGGCGATGCAGCTGGTCGCCGAGCGCGGCCTGCCGCATCCCTGGCTGGTCGGCTGGTCGTTCGGCACCGAGCTGGCGCTGAAGTGGGGGAGGGAGCACCCGATCGAGGGGGCGATCCTCCTGTCGCCACCGCTCCACCGCGCCACGGCCGATGAGGTCGCCGCCTGGGCGGCGGACGGCCGGCCCCTGGTCGCGCTGATCCCCGAGTTCGACGACTATCTGCGTCCGGAGGCGGCCGCTGAGCGGTTCGCGTCGGTCCCGCAGAGCGAGCTGGTGCCGGTCGCCGGGGGCAAGCACCTCTGGGTCGGCGAGGCGCAGACGCGCCGCGTGCTGGACGAGATCGTGCGGGTAGTCGCTCCGGCGTCGTCGCCCCTGCCGACGGAGTGGGACGGCGAGCTGGGCTGA
- a CDS encoding lytic transglycosylase domain-containing protein codes for MLAFAASIGFVMVSVVDPSSGAVASPYYQAPARFDGDPAQRLVVAAPVERAVQRDTFDAQAKPTPTPTPTPTPTETEEAEEEQQSERSAAPVARSAAPDPGSAKAIAYDMVVARGWADSEYDCLVLLWTRESGWNTFAENKSSGAYGIPQALPGSKMASAGSDWQTNPATQITWGLGYISGRYGSPCGAWAHSEAMNWY; via the coding sequence GTGCTCGCCTTCGCGGCATCCATCGGATTCGTGATGGTGTCGGTCGTCGACCCGTCCAGCGGCGCGGTCGCGTCGCCGTACTACCAGGCGCCTGCCCGCTTCGACGGCGATCCCGCCCAGCGACTCGTGGTCGCCGCTCCGGTCGAGCGCGCCGTGCAGCGCGACACCTTCGACGCGCAGGCGAAGCCGACCCCGACGCCCACGCCCACCCCGACCCCCACCGAGACCGAGGAGGCGGAGGAGGAGCAGCAGTCGGAGCGCTCGGCCGCTCCCGTCGCTCGTTCGGCCGCGCCCGATCCCGGATCCGCGAAGGCGATCGCGTACGACATGGTCGTCGCCCGCGGCTGGGCCGACAGCGAGTACGACTGCCTCGTGCTCCTCTGGACCCGCGAGTCCGGCTGGAACACCTTCGCCGAGAACAAGTCGAGCGGTGCCTACGGCATCCCGCAGGCGCTCCCCGGCAGCAAGATGGCCTCCGCCGGCTCGGACTGGCAGACCAACCCGGCGACTCAGATCACCTGGGGTCTCGGCTACATCTCCGGCCGCTACGGATCGCCGTGCGGTGCCTGGGCGCACTCCGAGGCGATGAACTGGTACTGA
- the frr gene encoding ribosome recycling factor: MISDVLADATTKMDKAVEVAKEDFATVRTGRANPGMFQKVLVSYYGTPTPLSQLASMQNQEARTLLVTPYDKGSLRDIEQAIRDMPNLGANPSNDGNVIRVTLPELTAERRKEFVKIVRTKAEDAKVAVRNIRRKGKDDLDALKGELGDDEVGRAEKELEAVTKKHVDAIDEALKRKESELLEV; the protein is encoded by the coding sequence GTGATCTCGGATGTACTCGCCGACGCGACGACCAAGATGGACAAGGCCGTGGAGGTCGCCAAGGAGGACTTCGCCACCGTGCGGACCGGCCGCGCGAACCCCGGCATGTTCCAGAAGGTTCTCGTGAGCTACTACGGCACCCCGACGCCTCTCTCGCAGCTGGCCTCGATGCAGAACCAGGAGGCGCGCACCCTCCTCGTGACCCCCTACGACAAGGGCTCGCTGCGCGACATCGAGCAGGCCATCCGGGACATGCCGAACCTGGGCGCCAACCCGTCGAACGACGGCAACGTCATCCGCGTCACCCTGCCCGAGCTCACGGCCGAGCGTCGCAAGGAGTTCGTGAAGATCGTCCGGACCAAGGCCGAGGACGCCAAGGTCGCGGTCCGGAACATCCGCCGCAAGGGCAAGGACGACCTCGACGCACTCAAGGGCGAGCTGGGCGACGACGAGGTCGGACGCGCCGAGAAGGAGCTCGAGGCCGTCACAAAGAAGCACGTCGACGCCATCGACGAGGCGCTGAAGCGCAAGGAATCCGAGCTGCTCGAGGTCTAG
- a CDS encoding DivIVA domain-containing protein, translating into MTAPFPRARDNRPGYDVEEVDSFLASAREAYAQLSGGPADLRAADLRHTAFSLRKGGYSAPHVDAALERLEDAFASRERQYAIAEKGEDVWLREARATAQEVVNRLARPQRERFQRLSALTTGYNIRQVDAFADRISGYFRDGSVLSVDDVRTVSFAPQRGGYSEPQVDFVLDTVIDVMLAVR; encoded by the coding sequence GTGACCGCTCCCTTCCCGCGCGCCCGTGACAACCGCCCCGGCTACGACGTCGAGGAGGTCGACTCCTTCCTCGCCTCGGCCCGCGAGGCGTACGCCCAGCTCTCGGGCGGACCGGCCGACCTCCGCGCGGCCGACCTCCGCCACACCGCGTTCTCGCTCCGCAAGGGCGGCTACTCCGCACCGCACGTCGACGCCGCGCTCGAGCGGCTGGAGGATGCGTTCGCGAGTCGCGAGCGTCAGTACGCGATCGCCGAGAAGGGCGAGGACGTCTGGCTCAGGGAGGCCCGCGCCACCGCGCAGGAGGTCGTGAACCGGCTGGCCCGTCCGCAGCGCGAGCGCTTCCAGCGACTCAGCGCGCTGACCACCGGCTACAACATCCGGCAGGTCGACGCCTTCGCCGACCGCATCTCCGGGTACTTCCGCGACGGCTCCGTCCTCAGCGTCGACGACGTCCGTACGGTCTCCTTCGCTCCTCAGCGAGGGGGCTACTCGGAGCCGCAGGTCGACTTCGTGCTCGACACCGTCATCGACGTCATGCTGGCCGTCCGCTGA
- a CDS encoding phosphatidate cytidylyltransferase yields MADESEGSEHGEERKPHVPGARGSRMVTRDALVARAQQRKADVERQLEATRAQLEATNDRLTARSGRNLVSATLIGVIGVGAMGVSLLLIKELFMVLAGALVVLAALELSNALRHAGRDIPRIPTGIAAVIVVPAAYYGGISAAWLAVLGGSAFVALWRLGEQLLRRTSSTRRDLLLDMGLGVFVQAYVTFLGAFAVRLVAEEGGQLWALSFLVLVILVDIGAYASGLTWGKHPMAPRISPKKTWEGFAGAAVAGIVAGVLLAVLLLGQPWWVGAVFGAVMLLSATLGDLAESLIKRDIGIKDMSSWLPGHGGVLDRLDSILPSAAAAYVLYFLFAH; encoded by the coding sequence GTGGCCGACGAATCCGAGGGCTCCGAGCACGGGGAGGAGCGCAAGCCGCACGTCCCGGGTGCCCGGGGCTCCCGGATGGTCACCCGTGACGCCCTGGTGGCGCGCGCCCAGCAGCGCAAGGCCGACGTCGAGCGCCAGCTCGAGGCGACCAGGGCGCAGCTCGAGGCGACGAACGACCGCCTGACCGCGCGCTCCGGCCGGAACCTCGTCTCGGCCACCCTGATCGGAGTGATCGGCGTCGGCGCCATGGGCGTCAGCCTCCTCCTGATCAAGGAGCTGTTCATGGTGCTCGCGGGGGCGCTGGTCGTCCTCGCGGCGCTCGAGCTCTCGAACGCCCTCCGGCACGCCGGGCGGGACATCCCGCGGATCCCGACCGGCATCGCCGCGGTGATCGTCGTGCCGGCCGCGTACTACGGCGGTATCTCCGCCGCCTGGCTCGCCGTCCTCGGCGGCTCCGCGTTCGTCGCGCTGTGGCGCCTCGGCGAGCAGTTGCTGCGCCGGACGAGCTCGACTCGCCGCGATCTCCTCCTCGACATGGGGCTCGGCGTGTTCGTCCAGGCCTACGTGACCTTCCTCGGCGCCTTCGCCGTGCGCCTCGTGGCCGAGGAGGGCGGACAGCTCTGGGCGCTCTCGTTCCTCGTGCTCGTGATCCTCGTCGACATCGGCGCCTACGCCTCCGGCCTGACCTGGGGCAAGCACCCCATGGCGCCGCGGATCAGCCCGAAGAAGACCTGGGAGGGCTTCGCCGGCGCCGCGGTCGCGGGGATCGTCGCGGGCGTCCTCCTCGCCGTCCTCCTCCTCGGCCAGCCGTGGTGGGTCGGCGCGGTGTTCGGCGCGGTCATGCTGTTGAGCGCGACGCTCGGCGACCTCGCGGAGTCGCTCATCAAGCGCGACATCGGGATCAAGGACATGAGCTCGTGGCTCCCGGGCCACGGCGGCGTGCTCGACCGGCTCGATTCGATCCTCCCGTCGGCGGCCGCGGCCTACGTCCTCTACTTCCTCTTCGCTCACTGA
- a CDS encoding sugar porter family MFS transporter, translated as MTTGRSETPAPSAAKLRRKVIGLAIAAAVGGFLFGFDSSVVNGAVEAVQGEFDLSAALIGFAVASALLGCALGAYLAGRLADRWGRIKVMLLGAGLFFVSSIGAGAAFAVWDLVLWRVVGGLGIGIASVIAPTYISEIAPKAIRGALASLQQLAITLGIFAALLSDTLIANGADGAAEPFWFGVAAWRWMFIACAVPAVIYGLLALTLPESPRFLATRGKTEEARRVLATVTPREEVDDALADIQKRIDEDAENAKRSSLRGPALGLLPVVWVGILLSVFQQFVGINVIFYYSTSLWSAVGFDESNSFAISVFTSVVNVVVTFVAIFLVDKVGRKPLLLVGSAGMAISLALMAIAFSQSTINGEDVSLPGAWGPIALVSANAFVVFFGATWGPLVWVLLGEIFPNRIRAAALGLAASAQWIANFVITVTFPILSQDVSLTLAYGLYAAFAAISFVFVFMFVPETKGRSLEEMDTLHIRTVMKSARN; from the coding sequence ATGACCACGGGACGATCCGAGACACCGGCCCCTTCAGCAGCCAAGCTCCGGAGGAAGGTGATCGGGCTGGCCATCGCGGCCGCGGTCGGCGGCTTCCTCTTCGGCTTCGACTCCTCCGTCGTGAACGGAGCGGTCGAGGCGGTGCAGGGCGAGTTCGACCTCTCGGCCGCGCTGATCGGCTTCGCCGTCGCATCGGCGCTGCTGGGCTGCGCGCTCGGCGCCTACCTCGCGGGCCGCCTCGCCGACCGCTGGGGCCGCATCAAGGTGATGCTGCTCGGCGCCGGCCTCTTCTTCGTCTCCTCCATCGGCGCCGGCGCGGCGTTCGCCGTCTGGGACCTCGTCCTCTGGCGCGTCGTCGGAGGCCTCGGCATCGGCATCGCCTCGGTGATCGCCCCCACCTACATCTCCGAGATCGCCCCGAAGGCGATCCGCGGTGCCCTCGCCTCGCTGCAGCAGCTCGCGATCACGCTCGGCATCTTCGCCGCGCTGCTCTCGGACACCCTCATCGCGAACGGCGCGGACGGCGCCGCCGAGCCGTTCTGGTTCGGAGTCGCCGCCTGGCGCTGGATGTTCATCGCCTGCGCCGTCCCCGCCGTGATCTACGGCCTGCTCGCGCTGACGCTGCCGGAGTCGCCCCGCTTCCTCGCCACCCGGGGCAAGACGGAGGAGGCGCGCCGCGTCCTCGCGACCGTCACGCCCCGCGAGGAGGTCGACGACGCCCTCGCCGACATCCAGAAGCGCATCGACGAGGACGCCGAGAACGCCAAGCGCTCGAGCCTGCGCGGCCCCGCGCTCGGACTGCTGCCCGTCGTCTGGGTCGGAATCCTGCTCTCCGTGTTCCAGCAGTTCGTCGGCATCAACGTGATCTTCTACTACTCCACATCGCTGTGGAGCGCGGTCGGCTTCGACGAGTCGAACTCGTTCGCCATCTCGGTCTTCACCTCCGTCGTCAACGTCGTCGTCACCTTCGTGGCGATCTTCCTGGTCGACAAGGTCGGCCGGAAGCCGCTGCTGCTGGTCGGCTCGGCCGGCATGGCGATCTCGCTCGCGCTGATGGCGATCGCGTTCAGCCAGTCGACGATCAACGGCGAGGACGTCTCGCTGCCCGGCGCCTGGGGCCCGATCGCCCTCGTCTCGGCCAACGCCTTCGTCGTCTTCTTCGGCGCGACCTGGGGCCCGCTGGTCTGGGTCCTGCTCGGCGAGATCTTCCCGAACCGGATCCGAGCCGCGGCGCTCGGTCTCGCCGCCTCGGCGCAGTGGATCGCCAACTTCGTCATCACGGTGACGTTCCCGATCCTGTCGCAGGACGTCTCGCTGACGCTCGCCTACGGCCTCTACGCCGCGTTCGCCGCGATCTCGTTCGTCTTCGTCTTCATGTTCGTGCCCGAGACCAAGGGCCGGTCGCTGGAGGAGATGGACACCCTGCACATCCGCACCGTGATGAAGTCGGCGCGCAACTAG
- the pyrH gene encoding UMP kinase, whose product MTQTDATTTGKRRRVLLKLSGEAFGAGTLGVNPDVISALAREIADAATEVEISVVVGGGNFFRGAELSQRGMDRGRADYMGMLGTVMNALALQDFLEQAGAETRVQSAIAMTQVAEPYIPRRAIRHMEKGRVVIFGAGAGLPYFSTDTVAAQRALETHADVVLVAKNGVDGVYDADPRTNPDAKKLDTLTYQEALQRGLKVVDSTAFSLCMDNGMPMQVFGMEPSGNVAKAIRGARLGTLVSN is encoded by the coding sequence ATGACGCAGACGGATGCTACGACGACGGGCAAGCGCCGCAGGGTGCTTCTGAAGCTGTCGGGGGAGGCGTTCGGGGCCGGGACTCTCGGGGTGAACCCCGATGTGATCAGCGCACTCGCTCGCGAGATCGCCGACGCCGCCACCGAGGTCGAGATCTCGGTCGTGGTCGGCGGAGGCAACTTCTTCCGCGGCGCCGAGCTCTCGCAGCGCGGCATGGACCGCGGTCGCGCCGACTACATGGGCATGCTGGGCACCGTGATGAACGCCCTCGCCCTGCAGGACTTCCTCGAGCAGGCCGGCGCCGAGACGCGCGTCCAGTCGGCCATCGCGATGACCCAGGTCGCCGAGCCCTACATCCCCCGCCGGGCGATCCGGCACATGGAGAAGGGGCGCGTCGTGATCTTCGGCGCCGGAGCGGGACTGCCCTACTTCTCCACCGACACCGTCGCTGCTCAGCGCGCGCTCGAGACGCACGCCGATGTCGTGCTCGTCGCGAAGAACGGCGTCGACGGCGTGTACGACGCCGACCCGCGCACGAACCCCGACGCGAAGAAGCTCGACACGCTGACCTACCAGGAGGCGCTCCAGCGCGGCCTGAAGGTCGTCGACTCGACCGCGTTCAGCCTCTGCATGGACAACGGGATGCCGATGCAGGTCTTCGGCATGGAGCCGTCCGGCAATGTCGCGAAGGCCATCCGGGGCGCCCGGCTCGGCACTCTCGTCTCGAACTAG